In Tenacibaculum sp. 190524A02b, the genomic stretch TGTTGAGGTAACTTACACAGATGGTTCTAAAGAAATGTTTAATATTCCATTACGTATGATGCGTGGAGAAAAACCAACAAAAGCTATAATTATAGAGGATTGGACTTTTGCGCATCCAACTTATAGTTTTAAAGTATCAAAAGCTATAAAATCGGTAGAGATTGATCCCTCAAAATTAATGGCAGACGTGAATATGAAAAATAATACTTTTTCAAAATAGATAGAATACAAAGTGAAGCGAAAGCTTCACTTTTTTTATAAGTTAGTTAACCTTCTTTGAAGCTCAGTAGGTGTGAATCCAGTTTTTTTCTTTATGAATAAGCTAAAATTAGAAGGATTATCAAAGCCATAACTATAGGAAACTTCTTTAATGTTTACATCTTTAAAAATAAGCTCTCTTTTAATTTCCAATAATAAATTGTTATGAATGTATTGTAAAGGTGTTATTCCATAGTTTTTTTTTACTATTTCATTCAATTTTTTAGTAGATATATTTAGTTTTTCAGCATACTCGTTGACCGTAAGTTTATTTTTTTGACTATTGACTAAAGTGTTAAAATCAAATAATATTTTTTCTTTTTTTAAGTTGAAATTTTTATTTTCTGGTAAAAATGCCTCTAAATCATAAAGTATAACAGTTAATAAGTGTCTTAACTTTTGATCATAGAATGGTTCAGATTCATTAGTATTCTTCATTAAATTAACATATGAACTTATTTTTTCTATGAAATTTTTTTTGTTTTCAAATAAAATTTTTGGCTCAGAATGACATTGTAAAATTTGTAATGAATTTATTAGTTCTGTAGGTAAAGCAGTTGTTTTAAATTGTATTAGAAAACCATCAGCTTCTTTGTTTCTTTTTACAAGATGAACTTGCCTTGGTTTTACAATGTAACAAGAATTATTTTTAAGAAATATTTTATCAAAATCTATAAATTGATACCCACCACCTTTAGTAAAAAACATAAATTCATAATAATTATGCCTATGCATTTCTTTATAATTATAAGGGTTTATATGTGGAATGTCTTCAATTTTGATATTAAATTCACTATTAATGTTATGAATTGGTATCTTGTTCTTGGTAATCATTTATAAAAAAGAACAAATTTATAAGTTTTTGTCGTTTTTTCATAAGTATATTTTAAGATAAGCTATCTAGATTTGCCTTTCACAAAAAACAAAGAATATCAATGAAAAAAATCTTATTACTACTTACTGTTCTTTTATTTATAAATATGTCAGAGGCTCAGACTCTTTGGAAAGTTGATAAAGCACACTCTTCCATTACTTTTTCAGTATCGCATTTTATGATTTCTGAGGTAACAGGTAATTTTGAAGGTTTTGATATTACAGCAAATAGTAATGAGAAATTTGAAAGTCCAACATTCGAAGTTACTATTAATGCATCTACAATAAATACTAATCAAAAAGGAAGAGATAACCATTTGAAATCATCAGATTTTTTAGAAGTAACAAAATACCCTAATGTGTTTTTTAAAAGCACAACCTACAAACAGCTAGAAAAAGGACAGTTTGAAGTCAAAGGAAACTTAACAATAAAAAATATTACGAGGGAGGCAGTGTTTAAAGGGAAATTGAATGGTATTATAAATGGAAGTAATGGTAAGAAAAAAGCTGGTTTAAAGTTAAGTACTATAGTTAAAAGAGAAGAGTTTAATTTAGGGACAGGAATGAATCCAATAGGTAAAGACATAAGTGTAATTGTAAATATCGAAATGAATCAACAATAATTTTTAAAGTTTTTAAATTTAAGCAGATGAGTAAAAAAGGAGCTTTGATTAAAGAAAGATCTATCTATACAAAATTGTTTGGAAAACTGTGAATTTTAGGAAGCTGTTCTATTGAACAGTTTCCTATTTTTTCATAAAGTGTAACATATAAGGGAAATTAACGTCTTATTGTTAAATACTTACTTTTCTAACATAAGGAAGAAATTGAGAAAGTAAGTTGTTATTTATGGAATGATGAACTCCATATACCTTATCTAAAATTTTAGATAAGGTATATGGAGTTTTTTTATGTTTAATTTAAAAATTAAAATTTATGAGAAAATTATTAATAGGTTTATGTTTTTTATTGTTATCAGGAGTGGTCACTTTTTTCTTTTTTCCTCAGGTATACTTTGCAACAGGTATAGGTCAAAAAATAATGATGAAGGTAATGGGAGAACAAACAGCTAGGTTTTATTATAGTGAAAATTCTGCGCTAAAAGATACTCTTTATATGAAAGGGGTTATTTACAGTAATACTTTAGATGATTTGAAAGAAGAGTTAGATAGAAATAATCAAATAACAACGTTGGTTATGCTTGAGGTACCAGGCTCAATTGATGATCATATAAATTTATTAGCTTCACGAGAAATAAGAAAAAGAAATATAAATACCTACATTCCAAATAATGGAATGGTAGCATCAGGAGGCACAGATATGTTTTTAGCTGGTGTTAAAAGAAATGCACATGTAACGGCAAAAATAGGAGTACATTCTTGGGCAGATGGTGATAAAGAAGGAGGAGATTATCCAGAGAATAGTGAGGTGCATACAATGTATTTAGAGTATTATGAAGAAATGAATATTGTGCGCGATTTTTATTGGTTTACATTAAAAGCAGCGCCAGCAAATGCTATTCATAATATGACTCCTGAAGAAATTAAAAAGTATGGTATTATAAACTAAATAAGCTGTAAAGTTTAGGTAATGTTCCCTCAACTATTTTATGTAATTTTGTTCTTTCAATTTAATAGAAAATGTCAGACGAAAAGAAATCATTAAACTTTATTGAACAAATAATTGAGGAAGATTTAGGAAATGGAATGCCTAAAGAAAACTTGCGTTTTCGTTTTCCTCCAGA encodes the following:
- a CDS encoding helix-turn-helix domain-containing protein, yielding MITKNKIPIHNINSEFNIKIEDIPHINPYNYKEMHRHNYYEFMFFTKGGGYQFIDFDKIFLKNNSCYIVKPRQVHLVKRNKEADGFLIQFKTTALPTELINSLQILQCHSEPKILFENKKNFIEKISSYVNLMKNTNESEPFYDQKLRHLLTVILYDLEAFLPENKNFNLKKEKILFDFNTLVNSQKNKLTVNEYAEKLNISTKKLNEIVKKNYGITPLQYIHNNLLLEIKRELIFKDVNIKEVSYSYGFDNPSNFSLFIKKKTGFTPTELQRRLTNL
- a CDS encoding YceI family protein codes for the protein MKKILLLLTVLLFINMSEAQTLWKVDKAHSSITFSVSHFMISEVTGNFEGFDITANSNEKFESPTFEVTINASTINTNQKGRDNHLKSSDFLEVTKYPNVFFKSTTYKQLEKGQFEVKGNLTIKNITREAVFKGKLNGIINGSNGKKKAGLKLSTIVKREEFNLGTGMNPIGKDISVIVNIEMNQQ